The Streptomyces sp. HUAS MG91 sequence GCGCTCCGCGCCGGCGGTGCGCTACCTGCGTGACCTGATCGCGGACGGCTACGTCGGGGAGGTCCTGTCGACCACGCTGCTCGGCTCGGGCGGCGGCTGGGGTCCGGCCGTGGGCTCGGGCGGCGCGTACACCGTCGACCGGAGCAACGGGGCGACCCTCATGACCATCCCGTTCGGTCACACCCTCGATGCCCTCACCATGTGCCTGTCGTCGTTCACGGAGCTGAGCGCGACGACGGCCACGCGGCGTCCCACGGTGCAGGTGTCCGACACCGGCGGGAGCATTCCGATGACCGCCGAGGACCAGATCGCCGTCTCCGGCCGGCTGGCGAGCGGCGCGGTCGCCTCGCTGCACTACCGGGGCGGTTCGAGCCGGGCGACCAATCTGCACTGGGAGATCAACGGCACCGACGGCGACCTGGTGATCTCGGGGAACACCGGGCACCTGCAGTTCGGCCAGTTCGACATCAGCGGCGCGCGCGGCAAGGACCAGCGGCCGGCGCCGCTGCCCGTCCCCGCCCGGTACCAGGAGGTCTCCGGCGTGGACGGCCCCGCGGGCGTCGTGGCGCACGCGTACGCGCAGTTGCGCGAGGACCTGCACACCGGCAGCAGGACGGTGCCGGACTTCCGGCACGCGGTCGAGCACCACCGGCTGCTGGACCGCATCGCGAGGTCCGCCGAGACCGGGACCCGCCAGTAGGCGCCGGGGACTGCGGCACACGGATCCGCCCCGCAGACATCTGTCTGCGGGGCGGATCCGTGTGCGCGTCCGGGCGTCAGCCCGGGGCGGTCTGCGACCGGCACGAGGTGACGAGTCGGGCGCACACCGCTTCGGCGTGCTCGTAGAGGTAGAAGTGCCCTCCGGGCCAGGTGTGGCAGGGCACCGGGCCGCTGGCGAGGGCGGACCACTCCCCCAGGGCCGCCGCGGGCGCCAGCGGATCGTCCTCCCCGCCGAACACGGACAGCGCCGTCCGCAGCGGGGTGCCTGGCGTGTAGGCGTAGTCCGCGACCAGGTCCATGTCGGCGCTCAGGGTGCGCGCCACCAGCCGGGCGAGGGCGTGCCGGTCACCGCGGCCGGCGGGGTCACCGGTCGGTCCGCCCAGGCCGTGCACCTGGCGCAGGAGGTCGCGGGCCCGCCCCGGCGGGCCCGGGGAGCTCACGAACCGCTGCGGGGCCCGGCTTCCCGAGACGCCGAGCCAGCACGGCCCCCTCCGCTCCGACTCCAGTGCCCGCGCCACTTCGAAGGCGAGCAGCGCTCCCAGACTGTGGCCGAAGACGGAGAACGGGCCCGACAGCGCCGGCCCCAGGGTGGAACGCAGGTAGTCGACGGCTTCCACGGCCGTACGACATCGGTCCCTGCCCCGGTCCAGAAGGCGGCCGGGCAGGTCGACGCCCCAGACCCGCCAGTCCGCGGGCAGGTGGGGCAGCAGCGGGGCGAACCCGCGCGACGAGCCGCCCGCGTGGTGGAACAGCACCAACGTGTGGGCGGGCTCGCCGCGCAGGGCCGGGTTGAGGTCGAGGATCGGCATCTCAGGCGACCAGCTCGGCGAGGAGGGAGCGTCCGGGGTCGAGCGGCACCGGGTTCTCCTTGTACAGGGACTCCATGGCCAGCCAGTGCACCCGTACCCGGGCCCGCTCGGTGCCGCGCAGCGCGGCGGCCGCGACGTGCTGCGGACCGCAGGGCACGTCGACGACCTCCCAGCCGTCGGGCCGCAGCGCCGGGTCGGCGCCGAGGTAGTCGGCGGCCAGGGGGCGGCCGAGTCCGGTGCCCAGGCCCTTCAGGTAGGCCTCCTTACGCGTCCACAGCTGCCCGAAGCCGACGACGTCCGCGGGCCCGGTCGCCAGCTCGCGCTGTTCGTCCGGGTGCAGGGCGGGAGTGCAGACGTCGACCGTCTTGGGCGCGGGGACCTTCTCCACGTCGACGCCGAGCGGCACCGTCGAGATGCCGATGAGGGCCATGCCGTTGCTGTGGGAGAGGGAGAAGTGCAGGGGTGTGTCGGGGTATTCGAGGACCGGCCGGCCGTGCGGCTCGTCGCAGCAGGGGCACGCCTCGCGGCCCATCCGCAGACTGCGCGGATCGGTGTCCAGGTAGGCGCTGAGCAGGCGGCGCAGGGCCACGTGCGCGCTGCTGTAGAGCAGCCGGCCCGCCTCGCGCCGGCACGTCCCGGCACGGCTGCGTTCGGCCGCGTCGAGTTCGGTGAGGTCCAGTTCGCCCGTGCAGCTGCCGAGCGGCGGCTGCCGCAGGATCCACAGGTCTGCGCTACTTTGCGGCGGGATCGGCAATGTCACGCTGTTCAGTCCCTGCCTTGGATGGAGCGAGGAGTCGGTCGAGGTA is a genomic window containing:
- a CDS encoding Gfo/Idh/MocA family oxidoreductase, translating into MTASTGSRKPIGVGIVGLSADGGWGSRGHVPALRAVDGYELRGLAASSAGSAQRAAEHHGVAAAYSNVHDLARDENIDLVVISVRVPRHRELILPALEAGKAVLSEWPLATGLDEAEELALLAERHGVRTAVGLQSRSAPAVRYLRDLIADGYVGEVLSTTLLGSGGGWGPAVGSGGAYTVDRSNGATLMTIPFGHTLDALTMCLSSFTELSATTATRRPTVQVSDTGGSIPMTAEDQIAVSGRLASGAVASLHYRGGSSRATNLHWEINGTDGDLVISGNTGHLQFGQFDISGARGKDQRPAPLPVPARYQEVSGVDGPAGVVAHAYAQLREDLHTGSRTVPDFRHAVEHHRLLDRIARSAETGTRQ
- a CDS encoding alpha/beta fold hydrolase, encoding MPILDLNPALRGEPAHTLVLFHHAGGSSRGFAPLLPHLPADWRVWGVDLPGRLLDRGRDRCRTAVEAVDYLRSTLGPALSGPFSVFGHSLGALLAFEVARALESERRGPCWLGVSGSRAPQRFVSSPGPPGRARDLLRQVHGLGGPTGDPAGRGDRHALARLVARTLSADMDLVADYAYTPGTPLRTALSVFGGEDDPLAPAAALGEWSALASGPVPCHTWPGGHFYLYEHAEAVCARLVTSCRSQTAPG
- a CDS encoding 4'-phosphopantetheinyl transferase superfamily protein — its product is MTLPIPPQSSADLWILRQPPLGSCTGELDLTELDAAERSRAGTCRREAGRLLYSSAHVALRRLLSAYLDTDPRSLRMGREACPCCDEPHGRPVLEYPDTPLHFSLSHSNGMALIGISTVPLGVDVEKVPAPKTVDVCTPALHPDEQRELATGPADVVGFGQLWTRKEAYLKGLGTGLGRPLAADYLGADPALRPDGWEVVDVPCGPQHVAAAALRGTERARVRVHWLAMESLYKENPVPLDPGRSLLAELVA